In Oryza sativa Japonica Group chromosome 2, ASM3414082v1, the following are encoded in one genomic region:
- the LOC4329580 gene encoding threonine--tRNA ligase, chloroplastic/mitochondrial 2, protein MAAAVSAPLLRFHHHHRCLLRHSSSPRRYPAGFSRGLSSVSFGLPRSTTTAARSTASPSAPSAAAAEATDAASAQAGSDGKGDGIGEEERVVLPTNESSDRLLRIRHTCAHVMAMAVQKLFPNSKVTIGPWIDNGFYYDFDMEPLTDKDLKRIKKEMDRIIRKNLPLVREEVSREEAQKRIEALNEPYKLEILEGIKEDPITIYHIGEEWWDLCAGPHVESTGKIDRRAVELESVAGAYWRGDESNQMLQRIYGTAWETEDQLKAYIHFKEEAKRRDHRRLGLDLDLFSIQEDAGGGLVFWHPKGAIIRHVLEDSWKQIHLQRGYDLLYTPHVAKAELWKVSGHIDFYKENMYNQMDVEDELYQLRPMNCPYHILVYKRKLHSYRDFPIRVAELGTVYRYELSGSLHGLFRVRGFTQDDAHIFCLEDQIKDEIRGVLDLTEQILGQFGFRYYEINLSTRPEKSVGSDDIWEKATLALKDALEDKGWEYKVDEGGGAFYGPKIDLKIEDALGRKWQCSTVQVDFNLPERFDITYVNSNSEKKRPIMIHRAILGSLERFFGVLIEHYAGDFPLWLAPIQARILPVTDNELQYCNEVASELKSKGIRAEVCHGERLPKLIRNAETKKVPLMAVVGPKEVQARTLTIRSRHSGEIGTMPVDEFFRRIQLAIANKSSSL, encoded by the exons ATGGCGGCCGCCGTCTCCGCGCCCCTTCTCCggttccaccaccaccaccgctgcctcctccgccactcctcctcgccgcgccgctaCCCAGCCGGCTTCTCGCGTGGGCTCAGCTCCGTCTCGTTCGGCCTCCCGCgcagcaccaccaccgccgcgcgctccaccgcctcgccctcggcgccgtcggcggcggcggccgaggccaCGGATGCGGCTTCCGCCCAGGCGGGATCCGACGGCAAGGGGGATGGGAttggggaggaggagcgcgTCGTGCTCCCCACCAACGAGTCCTCCGACCGCCTGCTCCGCATCCGCCACACC TGTGCGCATGTGATGGCCATGGCCGTCCAGAAGCTGTTCCCCAACTCCAAGGTGACAATAGGTCCCTGGATAGACAACGGCTTCTACTACGACTTCGACATGGAGCCCCTCACGGACAAGGACCTCAAGAGGATCAAGAAAGAGATG GATCGGATCATCCGGAAGAATCTCCCATTGGTGAGGGAGGAGGTGTCCAGGGAAGAGGCCCAAAAGAGGATTGAAGCGCTTAATGAGCCATATAAGTTGGAAATTTTGGAGGGCATCAAGGAAGATCCTATCACAATCTATCACATTG GAGAAGAGTGGTGGGATCTCTGTGCCGGACCTCATGTCGAGTCTACTGGCAAAATCGATAGAAGAGCTGTTGAGCTTGAGTCTGTTGCTGGTGCTTACTGGAGAGGTGACGAAAGTAATCAAATGCTACAAAGAATATACGGGACTGCATGGGAGACTGAAGACCAATTGAAGGCTTACATCCACTTCAAGGAAGAGGCCAAGCGCCGTGATCATCGGCGATTAGGTCTGGATCTTGATCTATTCTCCATACAG GAAGATGCTGGTGGCGGTTTAGTATTCTGGCATCCAAAAGGTGCTATTATCAGACATGTTTTAGAAGACTCATGGAAACAGATTCACTTGCAACGTGGTTATGATCTATTATACACTCCCCACGTTGCAAAGGCTGAACTTTGGAAGGTTAGTGGGCATATCGATTTCTACAAAGAGAACATGTACAATCAAATGGATGTTGAAGATGAGCTATATCAACTTCGGCCCATGAATTGCCCTTACCACATTTTAGTATACAAGAGAAAGCTACATTCATACAGGGATTTTCCCATTCGAGTGGCAGAGCTTGGAACTGTCTACAGATATGAGCTATCTGGTAGTTTGCATGGGCTGTTCCGTGTCAGAGGATTTACGCAG GATGATGCCCACATATTTTGTCTGGAGGACCAGATAAAAGATGAAATTAGAGGTGTTCTTGATCTGACTGAGCAAATACTGGGCCAATTTGGCTTTCGGTATTATGAGATAAACCTTTCAACAAGGCCAGAAAAATCTGTTGGCAGTGATGACATATGGGAAAAAGCAACACTTGCACTAAAAGATGCACTAGAAGACAAAGGTTGGGAGTACAAGGTTGATGAAGGTGGAGGCGCTTTCTATGGCCcaaaaattgatttgaaaaTTGAGGATGCTCTTGGAAGAAAATGGCAATGTTCCACTGTGCAG GTCGATTTCAATTTACCTGAGCGGTTTGACATTACTTATGTCAATTCAAATAGCGAGAAGAAACGGCCTATCATGATTCATAGAGCTATCCTTGGGTCTTTGGAACGATTTTTTGGTGTCCTCATTGAACACTATGCTGGTGATTTTCCACTTTGGCTTGCACCAATCCAAGCTCGTATTCTACCTGTGACAGACAATGAG CTGCAATACTGTAACGAGGTGGCTTCAGAACTGAAATCAAAAGGCATTCGAGCTGAGGTATGTCATGGCGAGCGTCTACCAAAGCTAATACGGAATGCCGAAACGAAGAAAGTGCCGCTCATGGCGGTCGTTGGGCCTAAAGAAGTTCAAGCCAGGACCCTCACTATCAGGTCCAGGCATAGTGGGGAGATTGGTACTATGCCTGTGGATGAATTCTTTCGCAGAATCCAACTTGCTATTGCGAACAAATCTTCTTCACTATGA
- the LOC4329581 gene encoding protein ILITYHIA isoform X1: MRADALVIVGTLIIKSTDPETLTTMLDAITTSLGGSKEELSNTYKRIGMIKALAELSTSPAVHQINTVAASISGFLMTCYKDDGIKQVKMAILSALGSLSSASAEAVQPDLVSFITTGLKDEVCLRKGYLELLRAVCKNSAALRKITSLLDQLVQLLIISFTSTTQRLDGIYTLFAVSRIVAVDTDASLPTICSAIYDACGQVDLFTLICQNELSSNSALSLSELSDEDCLVTVDLVQSLIVENLSWVKEKISIQSLLQLLIHPACHPHREVRKLAYVATEKILASTAVLGQDLLLLFNNWLSLIGNRTLTLEQRSTAANLCPTPIPSTGVLIRFLFLIAPYVVGHSPRSYSQLILCSHHPCISNSRPAAVWKRLQRVLKHHQIVFIDLIATNMSAIFMELLRQDDSLTCDEYALEARLHSLRTVAAILPNNGLPEFEGGNNLQ; this comes from the exons ATGAGGGCGGATGCTTTGGTGATTGTTGGGACATTAATTATAAAATCCACTGATCCTGAAACGCTAACTACTATGCTGGATGCTATTACAACAAGTCTAGGAG GTTCTAAGGAAGAACTATCAAACACATACAAGAGAATTGGAATGATAAAGGCATTAGCAGAACTGTCAACATCTCCAGCTGTTCACCAAATAAACACTGTTGCTGCCTCAATATCTGGTTTCCTCATGACATGCTATAAGGATGATG GTATAAAGCAGGTCAAAATGGCAATTCTCTCAGCTTTGGGATCCTTGAGTTCAGCATCAGCTGAAGCTGTTCAACCAGATCTTGTTTCATTCATAACTACAGGCCTGAAAGATGAAGTCTGTTTAAGGAAGGGTTATCTAGAGTTATTACGAGCTGTATGCAAAAATTCTGCTGCATTAAGAAAG ATCACCAGTTTGTTGGATCAGCTGGTTCAGTTGCTGATAATTAGTTTCACAAGCACAACACAACGATTGGATGGAATTTACACACTCTTTGCAGTATCAAGAATTGTTGCTGTTGATACAGATGCAAGTTTACCTACAATTTGCTCTGCTATCTATGATGCTTGTGGGCAAGTGGACCTCTTCACATTGATTTGCCAAAATGAACTATCATCGAATTCTGCCCTATCG CTTTCAGAACTGTCAGATGAAGATTGCTTGGTCACTGTGGATCTTGTTCAATCATTAATTGTGGAAAATCTTTCTTG GGTTAAGGAAAAAATCTCTATCCAATCATTACTACAG CTGCTAATTCATCCGGCGTGCCACCCACATCGTGAAGTTAGGAAGTTAGCTTATGTTGCTACCGAGAAAATACTTGCAAGCACTGCTGTTTTAGGCCAAGATCTTCTCCTCTTATTCAATAACTGGTTGTCATTGATTGGAAATAGAACATTAACTTTGGAACAAAG GTCTACTGCTGCAAATCTGTGTCCAACACCTATTCCTTCTACTGGGGTCCTTATCAGGTTCTTGTTTTTGATTGCACCTTATGTGGTTGGCCACAGCCCAAGATCATATTCTCAACTTATATTGTGCTCCCACCACCCTTGTATTTCCAACTCCCGCCCTGCTGCTGTTTGGAAG AGGTTGCAGAGAGTTTTGAAGCACCACCAGATCGTTTTTATTGATTTAATTGCTACCAACATGTCGGCAATATTCAtg GAATTACTTAGACAGGATGACTCCTTAACCTGTGATGAATATGCACTTGAAGCAAGATTACATTCATTACGGACAGTAGCAGCAATATTACCCAACAACGGACTTCCAGAATTCGAG GGTGGCAACAATCTTCAGTAG
- the LOC4329581 gene encoding protein ILITYHIA isoform X2, with product MMVKMAILSALGSLSSASAEAVQPDLVSFITTGLKDEVCLRKGYLELLRAVCKNSAALRKITSLLDQLVQLLIISFTSTTQRLDGIYTLFAVSRIVAVDTDASLPTICSAIYDACGQVDLFTLICQNELSSNSALSLSELSDEDCLVTVDLVQSLIVENLSWVKEKISIQSLLQLLIHPACHPHREVRKLAYVATEKILASTAVLGQDLLLLFNNWLSLIGNRTLTLEQRSTAANLCPTPIPSTGVLIRFLFLIAPYVVGHSPRSYSQLILCSHHPCISNSRPAAVWKRLQRVLKHHQIVFIDLIATNMSAIFMELLRQDDSLTCDEYALEARLHSLRTVAAILPNNGLPEFEGGNNLQ from the exons ATGATG GTCAAAATGGCAATTCTCTCAGCTTTGGGATCCTTGAGTTCAGCATCAGCTGAAGCTGTTCAACCAGATCTTGTTTCATTCATAACTACAGGCCTGAAAGATGAAGTCTGTTTAAGGAAGGGTTATCTAGAGTTATTACGAGCTGTATGCAAAAATTCTGCTGCATTAAGAAAG ATCACCAGTTTGTTGGATCAGCTGGTTCAGTTGCTGATAATTAGTTTCACAAGCACAACACAACGATTGGATGGAATTTACACACTCTTTGCAGTATCAAGAATTGTTGCTGTTGATACAGATGCAAGTTTACCTACAATTTGCTCTGCTATCTATGATGCTTGTGGGCAAGTGGACCTCTTCACATTGATTTGCCAAAATGAACTATCATCGAATTCTGCCCTATCG CTTTCAGAACTGTCAGATGAAGATTGCTTGGTCACTGTGGATCTTGTTCAATCATTAATTGTGGAAAATCTTTCTTG GGTTAAGGAAAAAATCTCTATCCAATCATTACTACAG CTGCTAATTCATCCGGCGTGCCACCCACATCGTGAAGTTAGGAAGTTAGCTTATGTTGCTACCGAGAAAATACTTGCAAGCACTGCTGTTTTAGGCCAAGATCTTCTCCTCTTATTCAATAACTGGTTGTCATTGATTGGAAATAGAACATTAACTTTGGAACAAAG GTCTACTGCTGCAAATCTGTGTCCAACACCTATTCCTTCTACTGGGGTCCTTATCAGGTTCTTGTTTTTGATTGCACCTTATGTGGTTGGCCACAGCCCAAGATCATATTCTCAACTTATATTGTGCTCCCACCACCCTTGTATTTCCAACTCCCGCCCTGCTGCTGTTTGGAAG AGGTTGCAGAGAGTTTTGAAGCACCACCAGATCGTTTTTATTGATTTAATTGCTACCAACATGTCGGCAATATTCAtg GAATTACTTAGACAGGATGACTCCTTAACCTGTGATGAATATGCACTTGAAGCAAGATTACATTCATTACGGACAGTAGCAGCAATATTACCCAACAACGGACTTCCAGAATTCGAG GGTGGCAACAATCTTCAGTAG
- the LOC4329582 gene encoding NDR1/HIN1-like protein 1, producing MSKEKHHKREHHLRRCCGGMAACILALVLVVGFIALVVYLALRPSKPSFYLQDLQLRSVDLGDPSLSATAQVTLASRNPNDHVGVHYRRLDVFVTYRDEPVTVPVSLPPTYQGHRDVTIWSPVLSGESVPVAGFVADALRQDVAAGYVALQVKVDGRVKWKVGSWVSGSYHLFVSCPAMLASAGPGGVGPMPLGGASAAVVNGTGAGAVASLRFTQPTGCSVEV from the coding sequence atgagcaAGGAGAAGCACCACAAGCGGGAGCACCACCTCCGGCGATGCTGCGGCGGGATGGCGGCGTGCATCCTGGCGCtggtcctcgtcgtcggctTCATCGCGCTCGTCGTCTACCTCGCGCTCCGCCCCTCCAAGCCGTCCTTCTACCTGCAGGACCTCCAGCTCCGCTCCGTCGACCTCGGCgacccctccctctccgccaCCGCGCAGGTCACCCTCGCCTCCCGCAACCCCAATGACCACGTCGGCGTCCACTACCGCCGCCTCGACGTCTTCGTCACCTACCGCGACGAACCCGTCACGGTGCCCGTCTCCCTCCCGCCGACCTACCAGGGCCACCGCGACGTCACCATCTGGTCGCCCGTGCTCTCCGGCGAGTCCGTCCCCGTGGCGGGCTTCGTCGCCGACGCGCTCAGGCAGGACGTCGCCGCCGGGTACGTCGCGCTGCAGGTGAAGGTCGACGGCCGCGTCAAGTGGAAGGTCGGCAGCTGGGTCTCCGGCAGCTACCACCTCTTTGTCAGCTGCCCCGCCATGCTCGCCTCCGCCGGACCAGGCGGCGTCGGCCCCATGCCTCTcggcggcgcctccgccgccgtcgtgaacggcaccggcgccggcgccgtcgcgtcGCTCAGGTTCACGCAGCCGACAGGGTGCAGCGTCGAGGTGTGA